A region of Streptomyces sp. R44 DNA encodes the following proteins:
- a CDS encoding metal-sensitive transcriptional regulator — protein sequence MTTTEADQVTPEAVETVEAVEAADHGHGVHGYHKQKDEHLKRLRRIEGQIRGLQRMVDEDVYCIDILTQVSASTKALQSFALQLLEEHLRHCVADAAATGSGIDEKVEEATKAIARMLRT from the coding sequence ATGACGACCACCGAGGCGGACCAGGTCACCCCCGAGGCCGTCGAGACCGTCGAGGCCGTCGAGGCGGCCGACCACGGGCACGGCGTGCACGGCTACCACAAGCAGAAGGACGAGCACCTCAAGCGGCTCCGCCGGATCGAGGGCCAGATCCGGGGTCTGCAGCGGATGGTCGACGAGGACGTCTACTGCATCGACATACTCACGCAGGTCTCCGCCTCGACGAAGGCGCTCCAGTCCTTCGCCCTCCAGCTCCTGGAAGAGCACCTGCGGCACTGCGTCGCGGACGCGGCGGCCACCGGCTCGGGCATCGACGAGAAGGTCGAGGAGGCCACGAAGGCCATCGCCCGCATGCTGCGCACCTGA